GGCCTGGTGATGGAGATGACGCCGATCCTGCATATCCAGGAGGGTTCGCCCGCCGCGGAGCATGGATTGAAGGTGGGTGACAAACTGGTATCGATCGGCGACGAGCCGGCCGCCGACGGTTATACGTTGGCTTCCCGCACTGCGAAATACGCCGGAGAGACGGTCGATGTGGTGGTCAACCGCGATGGGGAAGAAGTGACCCTCTCGGTCCCCATGCGACAGCCGAAGCAGTACAACACGCAAAGCGGCTACCGCAGCGAGTTGGCGGTCGACATGCTAGGCGTTTCTTATTCGCTG
The Blastopirellula marina genome window above contains:
- a CDS encoding PDZ domain-containing protein, whose protein sequence is GLVMEMTPILHIQEGSPAAEHGLKVGDKLVSIGDEPAADGYTLASRTAKYAGETVDVVVNRDGEEVTLSVPMRQPKQYNTQSGYRSELAVDMLGVSYSLERRVAEVLPGSPAEAAGLQAGDEIRTLRLKPTDSQKGSGYGWPKHDEPLSLVKDEIGWQDAFDAAFQYLPAGVPVEVIADREGTDETQTVLI